One stretch of Chthoniobacterales bacterium DNA includes these proteins:
- a CDS encoding glycosyltransferase family 1 protein, which translates to MILLIGNYPLDRQQSMQRFAAMMLRELTTAGVPAHLIQPEPFFGRLRYAGGFVAKWLAYLDKFFLFPRTLRRELRKRPALVHICDHSNAMYAGAVRGTPVVITCHDMLAVRGALGEETGCPASATGKVLQRWIVAGLRKANAIACVSQATLEDAQRFVHPKNGRPKLEVITLGLHYPYRKLPPDEARTRLAEFSPLGAGASFVLHVGSNLRYKNREAVLRIFARSREHWNGLLVFAGEPLSGPLRALSRQLAVSDRIVELSGISNELLEALYNCAVALLFPSSCEGFGWPIAEAQACGCPVLCADRAPMSEVAGPAGLTHSLDDEAGFAADILRLADPVERERWRTKSLENAQRFSTTRMISEYRDLYREMAPIP; encoded by the coding sequence ATGATTTTGCTGATCGGTAATTACCCGCTCGATCGTCAGCAAAGCATGCAACGATTTGCGGCGATGATGTTGCGTGAACTCACCACGGCCGGAGTTCCCGCGCACCTGATCCAGCCCGAACCATTTTTTGGTCGATTACGTTACGCGGGCGGATTTGTGGCCAAATGGCTCGCGTATCTCGACAAATTTTTTCTCTTCCCGCGAACGCTTCGAAGAGAACTGCGGAAGCGGCCAGCCCTTGTGCACATCTGTGATCACTCCAATGCGATGTATGCCGGCGCAGTTCGCGGAACGCCCGTGGTCATCACCTGCCACGATATGCTCGCGGTCCGCGGCGCGCTGGGCGAAGAGACCGGCTGTCCGGCCAGCGCCACTGGCAAAGTGCTCCAGCGTTGGATCGTTGCCGGCCTCAGGAAAGCGAACGCCATCGCCTGTGTTTCCCAGGCAACTCTGGAGGACGCGCAACGCTTCGTTCACCCCAAGAATGGCCGGCCAAAACTCGAAGTGATTACGCTCGGGTTGCACTATCCGTATCGAAAGCTGCCGCCCGATGAAGCGCGAACGCGGCTAGCGGAATTTTCGCCGCTGGGGGCCGGCGCTTCGTTCGTTCTTCATGTCGGCTCGAATTTGCGTTACAAAAATAGAGAAGCGGTCCTGCGGATCTTTGCGCGCTCCCGGGAACATTGGAACGGGCTGCTCGTTTTCGCAGGCGAACCCCTTTCCGGGCCGCTTCGGGCCCTGAGCCGGCAGCTCGCCGTTTCCGATCGGATTGTTGAATTGTCCGGAATCTCCAACGAGTTGCTCGAAGCTCTTTACAATTGCGCGGTGGCCCTGCTGTTTCCGTCCAGCTGCGAAGGATTCGGTTGGCCGATCGCGGAAGCGCAAGCCTGCGGCTGTCCCGTCCTCTGCGCGGACCGCGCGCCTATGAGTGAAGTGGCCGGGCCGGCCGGTTTGACGCACAGCCTCGATGACGAAGCGGGATTTGCGGCCGACATCCTGCGCCTGGCCGATCCGGTCGAACGCGAGCGCTGGCGCACAAAGTCCCTCGAAAACGCGCAGCGATTTTCCACTACCCGGATGATTTCTGAATACCGCGATCTTTACCGCGAGATGGCGCCGATCCCATGA
- a CDS encoding polysaccharide biosynthesis tyrosine autokinase — MPAPAATDRPASAPWSTALITRLHRYKALLQRRWWIPVLTICLGLFVQAWLIYQTPPSFESRSKMMLAGKMNISQGAVYSEDTVNFFGTQIQLMQSAEVRRSAESLVRSTHPEMQPVVVDITVAQKPRTSIFDLIAIGTTPDYTQAYLNALMQKYVDFKKGMRENQGSTVTTAITEQLIQVEKDLRASEDEMLDFQKQNNIGFIQEEGNSAAQYLVRLNQQYAQLKTEYDLLSLLDLDQNLDRTQGRTDSNPATNPAPPSDDRPPGLAFSDVGPEADYLKAKQNVQLLKAERETLSKDLRPKHPKIIKLNDEITKQEKLIDLFRQDTVEKLETRRKSIGKQMENLQVNIKEWENKALDLSQRLAQFNRIKGKAERLKTLYDRLTNNLKDINVSQSVDSADQISIMEMASPPLSVRPGLFKSLLIGLGCGALAGIGILLLLDRIDDRMASFGEFQHQFSENVLGQIPKEKTKGRVTLLQPDDARHVFAESYRNIRSSIFFMPYEGPRPKTMLVTSSVPNEGKSTISSNLAITMALSGARTLLIDGDLRRGALRESFGVSSKIGFSEVLKQEVNWQEVVVPTSYPNLFLLPRGKTLGQPSEHLLRESTDALLREMYNHYDYIIIDSSPVLAADDSTSLAPKIDATLFVIRLSYTSARLTRKSLELLYNRQVNVPGVILNYVDTSLPEYYYYQYSEYYNTPAPIEEHDEVAASHRHQPRQIQSS; from the coding sequence ATGCCAGCACCCGCCGCCACCGACCGTCCCGCCTCCGCCCCATGGAGCACAGCGCTCATTACGCGCCTCCATCGTTACAAAGCGCTCCTGCAGCGTCGTTGGTGGATCCCAGTTTTGACCATTTGCCTCGGGCTTTTTGTCCAGGCCTGGCTCATCTATCAAACGCCGCCCTCCTTTGAGTCGCGCAGCAAAATGATGCTGGCGGGCAAGATGAACATCTCCCAGGGCGCGGTTTACAGCGAAGACACCGTCAATTTTTTCGGGACCCAAATTCAACTCATGCAGAGCGCCGAAGTTCGTCGCAGTGCGGAATCGCTGGTCCGTTCCACCCATCCGGAAATGCAACCGGTGGTGGTTGACATCACCGTCGCGCAAAAGCCGCGCACCTCGATTTTCGATTTGATCGCCATTGGGACCACGCCGGACTACACCCAGGCCTATTTGAACGCCCTCATGCAGAAGTATGTGGATTTCAAAAAAGGCATGCGCGAAAACCAGGGCTCCACGGTCACGACCGCGATCACCGAGCAACTGATTCAAGTAGAAAAGGATTTGCGGGCCAGTGAGGACGAAATGCTCGATTTCCAGAAGCAAAACAACATTGGGTTCATCCAGGAAGAGGGCAACAGTGCGGCCCAATACCTGGTCCGGCTTAACCAGCAATACGCCCAGCTCAAGACCGAATACGATCTGCTCAGCCTCCTCGATCTCGACCAGAATCTGGACCGCACCCAGGGCAGGACGGATAGCAATCCTGCGACAAATCCCGCTCCGCCTTCCGACGATCGGCCTCCGGGACTGGCATTCTCCGATGTGGGGCCGGAGGCAGATTACCTCAAGGCGAAGCAAAATGTTCAGTTGCTGAAGGCCGAGCGTGAAACGCTGTCAAAAGATCTGCGGCCCAAGCACCCCAAAATCATCAAGCTCAATGACGAGATCACCAAGCAGGAGAAGCTGATCGATTTGTTTCGCCAGGACACGGTGGAAAAACTCGAGACCCGCCGGAAGTCCATCGGCAAGCAAATGGAAAACCTGCAGGTGAATATCAAAGAGTGGGAGAACAAGGCGCTCGATCTCAGCCAGCGATTGGCGCAGTTCAATCGCATTAAAGGAAAAGCCGAGCGCTTAAAAACCCTCTACGATCGGCTCACCAACAATCTCAAGGACATCAACGTGTCCCAAAGCGTGGACAGTGCCGACCAGATCTCCATCATGGAAATGGCGTCGCCGCCTCTTTCCGTCCGGCCCGGCTTGTTCAAGAGTCTCCTGATCGGGTTAGGCTGTGGAGCGCTCGCCGGTATCGGCATCCTGCTCCTGCTCGATCGGATCGACGACCGGATGGCTTCGTTTGGTGAATTCCAGCACCAATTCTCCGAGAATGTTCTGGGGCAAATCCCCAAGGAAAAAACCAAGGGTCGCGTCACCCTTCTTCAACCCGACGATGCCCGCCACGTTTTCGCCGAATCGTATCGGAACATTCGCTCCTCCATTTTCTTTATGCCCTACGAGGGGCCACGGCCGAAGACCATGCTCGTCACCAGTTCGGTGCCTAATGAAGGCAAATCGACGATCTCTTCTAACCTCGCGATTACGATGGCTCTCTCCGGAGCGCGGACCCTGCTTATCGACGGCGATCTTCGTCGCGGCGCCTTGCGCGAATCGTTCGGGGTCTCATCGAAAATAGGCTTCTCAGAAGTTCTGAAGCAGGAAGTGAATTGGCAGGAAGTAGTCGTTCCGACGTCATATCCGAACCTGTTTCTACTCCCGCGCGGCAAGACGCTGGGCCAGCCGAGCGAACACCTCCTTCGCGAATCGACTGATGCTCTTCTTCGTGAGATGTACAATCATTACGATTACATCATCATCGATAGCTCGCCGGTTCTCGCGGCAGACGATTCCACCAGCCTTGCGCCGAAGATCGATGCGACCCTCTTTGTTATCCGTCTCTCCTACACCTCGGCGCGTCTCACCCGGAAATCGCTTGAGTTGCTGTACAATCGGCAGGTCAATGTCCCGGGCGTTATCCTCAACTACGTCGATACTTCGCTGCCGGAATATTATTACTACCAATATTCGGAGTACTACAACACGCCGGCGCCAATTGAAGAGCACGACGAAGTTGCGGCCTCGCATCGGCATCAGCCCCGGCAGATTCAGTCCTCGTAG
- a CDS encoding polysaccharide biosynthesis/export family protein, whose translation MRIWAFTFLAAASIAGPLPLLAQESSPVPSIPKATSVEPPTTSTVMRTNSMTVLDEKKRLGANDYVSFRVVEDRDNESQHLRVNDNGELEVPYIGLVPASGKSCKELAYNVKAALEREYYYHATVIIAVDRVSEKSRGKIYVYGSVKGQGPQEIPPDETYTVSKAIIRAGGFGDFADKKKIKLTRKNGETVVINLKRVIEEGHTDEDVTVGPDDQIYVPQRLVNF comes from the coding sequence ATGAGAATCTGGGCTTTTACATTCCTCGCCGCTGCCTCGATCGCGGGGCCGTTGCCGCTCCTGGCGCAGGAATCCAGCCCGGTGCCTTCGATTCCGAAAGCTACTTCGGTCGAGCCGCCCACTACGAGCACGGTCATGCGAACCAATTCCATGACGGTGCTCGACGAGAAAAAGCGTCTCGGGGCTAACGACTACGTCAGCTTCCGCGTTGTCGAAGACCGCGACAACGAATCACAGCATTTGCGCGTTAACGATAATGGGGAACTGGAAGTTCCCTACATCGGCCTCGTTCCCGCCTCTGGGAAGAGCTGCAAGGAACTGGCCTATAATGTGAAGGCCGCTCTCGAGCGGGAATATTATTATCACGCGACCGTGATCATTGCCGTAGACCGGGTCAGCGAAAAATCTCGCGGCAAGATTTACGTCTACGGTTCGGTGAAGGGACAGGGGCCGCAGGAAATCCCGCCCGATGAAACCTATACGGTCAGCAAAGCTATCATTCGCGCCGGTGGTTTCGGCGATTTCGCCGACAAGAAGAAAATCAAGCTGACCCGGAAAAACGGAGAGACCGTCGTTATCAATTTGAAACGCGTGATCGAGGAAGGACACACCGACGAAGATGTGACCGTGGGGCCCGATGACCAGATCTACGTTCCGCAGAGGCTGGTGAATTTCTAA
- a CDS encoding glycosyltransferase family 4 protein — MKLKILLGSHHFLPSTGGIETASNLLAREFVALGHDVRVITQTEGNGSFPFPVTRRPGLVALWREVRWCHVFLQNNISLRTLWPLLLLRRPLFIVHQTWIANSDESVGWRHRLKNWVLRHATSLAISRAIADRLPTSSIQVGNPYDDKIFTDSSAGPRSRELIFVGRLVSDKGVNLLLEAMATLESKPRLTIAGDGPEREHLEKQAAELKLQSRIEFVGSQTSHQLAELLRQHQILVVPSRWREPFGIVALEGIACGCVVVGSAEGGLAEAIGPCGLTFPNGDARALAGILARVLTDSAERDRLRQHAGTHLARFAPRQVAAAYLSAMETALR, encoded by the coding sequence TTGAAATTGAAAATCCTGCTCGGCTCCCACCATTTTCTTCCCAGCACCGGCGGCATCGAAACGGCGTCGAACCTTCTCGCGCGCGAATTCGTGGCTCTGGGGCATGACGTGCGCGTCATCACTCAAACTGAGGGCAACGGTTCCTTTCCTTTCCCGGTGACTCGCCGGCCGGGACTGGTCGCACTCTGGCGCGAAGTCCGCTGGTGCCACGTCTTCCTTCAAAATAACATTTCCCTGCGGACCCTTTGGCCGTTGCTCCTCTTGCGCCGCCCGCTTTTTATCGTGCATCAAACCTGGATCGCGAACTCTGATGAAAGTGTCGGCTGGAGACATCGCTTGAAGAACTGGGTGTTGCGGCATGCAACTTCCCTGGCCATTAGCCGCGCGATCGCGGACCGTCTTCCCACTTCTTCGATCCAGGTCGGTAATCCTTACGATGACAAGATCTTCACGGATTCTTCGGCCGGTCCGCGATCTAGAGAGCTGATCTTCGTCGGCCGCCTGGTTTCCGATAAAGGCGTCAATCTCCTCCTCGAAGCCATGGCGACCCTCGAGTCGAAGCCTCGCTTGACGATTGCCGGAGACGGCCCGGAACGCGAGCATCTCGAAAAACAGGCGGCCGAGCTGAAGTTGCAATCGCGCATCGAATTTGTCGGTTCGCAAACCAGCCACCAATTAGCGGAATTGTTGCGCCAGCACCAAATCCTCGTCGTTCCTTCGCGGTGGCGAGAGCCATTTGGCATCGTTGCCCTGGAGGGGATTGCGTGTGGTTGCGTCGTCGTGGGATCGGCGGAGGGCGGTCTGGCTGAAGCGATCGGGCCGTGTGGGTTGACGTTCCCCAATGGTGATGCTCGCGCGCTCGCGGGCATTCTCGCCAGAGTTCTGACGGATTCCGCGGAGCGCGACCGTCTTCGTCAGCATGCCGGAACGCACCTGGCCCGTTTCGCTCCGCGCCAGGTGGCGGCGGCATACCTCTCCGCGATGGAAACAGCGCTGCGATGA
- a CDS encoding glycosyltransferase: MDKPSLKTDPPLNQPLRILAIVNLPWDPRFGAARVWIELAEEWSRAGHLVERFCLTDAFPTPASSSALAAVRLFLFPFRAAKFVRQNADRFDVIDALVGTLPFSKKSLAFSGLLVARSVGLYYLYEKFERTAAKRWPPPSKGKLLGRPFYWFFRNRARLASDASVRHCDMMNLPNSDELRCLRDEMRSAKPAAVQPYGITPIRQQALLAAAAPADERWRKKKVAFIGMWSPRKGARDWGGIIERIRAKLPDACFLFLGTMINTQNVWNDLGFGPVDFVEIVPQFQPDELPRLLSDSAVGAFPSYVEGFGLAVVEQLAAGLPTVAYDTPGPRDILRDSQPNSLVPPGDVNRFGAAIVEIFENGFERYRELSDRSAKAALRFSWPEIARDTAEEYRKRLGDLGSRSGNDLSHNAHA, from the coding sequence TTGGACAAGCCTTCTTTGAAGACCGATCCCCCGTTGAATCAGCCGCTTCGTATCCTGGCGATCGTTAATCTTCCCTGGGATCCGCGGTTTGGCGCCGCCCGCGTTTGGATCGAGCTGGCCGAGGAATGGAGCAGGGCGGGGCATCTCGTGGAGAGATTTTGCCTGACGGATGCCTTTCCGACTCCGGCCTCGTCTAGCGCGCTGGCCGCGGTTCGCCTGTTTCTCTTTCCGTTTCGAGCCGCCAAATTTGTCCGGCAAAACGCGGACCGTTTCGATGTTATCGATGCGCTCGTGGGCACGCTCCCGTTCTCGAAAAAGTCGCTCGCCTTTTCCGGCCTGCTCGTCGCCCGCTCAGTCGGCCTCTATTATCTTTACGAAAAGTTCGAGCGCACCGCGGCGAAACGCTGGCCGCCGCCCTCAAAAGGAAAGCTGCTCGGACGGCCATTCTACTGGTTCTTCCGTAACCGGGCGCGGTTGGCATCGGACGCGTCCGTTCGCCATTGTGACATGATGAATCTGCCGAACTCGGACGAATTGCGTTGTCTCCGGGACGAAATGCGTTCTGCGAAGCCGGCGGCCGTCCAGCCCTACGGCATCACGCCCATCCGGCAGCAGGCGCTTCTCGCCGCAGCCGCTCCGGCCGACGAACGCTGGCGGAAGAAGAAGGTGGCGTTTATCGGCATGTGGAGCCCGCGAAAAGGGGCCAGGGATTGGGGAGGGATTATCGAGCGAATTCGCGCCAAACTGCCTGACGCCTGCTTTCTGTTCCTCGGCACCATGATTAACACCCAAAATGTCTGGAACGACCTCGGATTCGGACCCGTCGATTTTGTCGAGATCGTTCCGCAATTTCAACCGGACGAGCTGCCGCGACTTCTGTCGGATTCCGCGGTCGGCGCGTTTCCGAGTTACGTCGAGGGGTTTGGATTGGCTGTCGTTGAACAGCTCGCGGCGGGCCTTCCGACGGTGGCCTACGACACTCCCGGACCACGCGACATTCTAAGAGACAGTCAGCCCAATTCGCTCGTGCCGCCCGGCGATGTAAACCGATTTGGTGCCGCCATCGTCGAAATCTTCGAAAATGGCTTCGAGCGTTATCGGGAATTGAGCGATCGAAGCGCAAAGGCGGCGCTCCGATTTTCCTGGCCTGAGATCGCTCGCGATACGGCCGAAGAATATCGCAAGCGGCTCGGTGATCTGGGTTCACGGTCCGGCAACGATCTTTCCCATAATGCCCACGCGTGA
- a CDS encoding glycosyltransferase family 4 protein yields the protein MILLTHPFGNTNVRAVLAALHRAGLLAKFVTTLGWSKDSPFVKAWPSNLRAQIMRRGYDLPRRKIKAYPAREMVRLLAGKLGQDWLTKHETGKASLDQLWNGLDQAGADYLKKNHGRLKIRGMYAYEDGAERSFEVARELGLRRIYDLPIAYWQTAQRLLREQAQRCPQWEPTLGGTRDSEDKLARKTRELDLAETVICPSAFVFDSLPEEARASKKCVIAPFGSPPQADKSDKTHTSHNKMRFLFAGALTQRKGLADLFAAMKLVRSAQAELIVMGSPILPMSFYRKEFPDFVYEPPRPHQAVLRLMRTCDVLILPSILEGRALVQQEAMACGLPLIVTRNAGGEDLIIEGKTGFLVPAGAPEAIAEKIDWFLKNRGQLATMSSAARAKAAELTWPAYGDLILHAISH from the coding sequence ATGATTCTGCTTACCCATCCTTTCGGCAACACCAACGTTCGCGCGGTCCTGGCTGCGCTCCATCGGGCGGGTTTGCTGGCAAAGTTCGTCACGACGCTGGGATGGTCGAAGGACTCTCCCTTCGTCAAGGCATGGCCTTCGAATCTCCGAGCGCAAATTATGCGTCGGGGTTACGATCTTCCGCGCCGCAAAATCAAGGCTTACCCCGCGCGCGAAATGGTCCGCTTGCTCGCCGGAAAGCTGGGACAGGATTGGTTGACCAAACACGAAACAGGGAAAGCCAGCCTGGACCAGCTCTGGAACGGTCTCGACCAGGCAGGCGCTGATTATCTAAAAAAAAATCACGGACGCCTGAAGATTCGTGGCATGTATGCCTACGAAGATGGCGCGGAACGTTCATTCGAAGTTGCTCGTGAACTCGGACTTCGCCGTATATACGATTTGCCCATCGCCTATTGGCAGACAGCGCAGCGTCTCCTGCGGGAACAAGCCCAGCGTTGTCCTCAATGGGAGCCAACTCTCGGTGGCACGCGCGACTCCGAGGACAAGTTGGCGCGCAAGACTCGCGAGCTAGATCTCGCGGAGACGGTGATTTGCCCCAGCGCCTTCGTTTTCGATTCGTTGCCAGAAGAGGCGCGCGCGTCGAAAAAATGCGTGATAGCGCCGTTCGGTTCGCCGCCGCAGGCGGATAAGTCCGATAAAACCCATACGTCCCATAACAAGATGCGGTTCCTCTTCGCCGGCGCTCTCACGCAGCGAAAAGGACTGGCTGATCTTTTCGCCGCGATGAAACTGGTCCGATCCGCTCAGGCCGAGCTCATTGTGATGGGTTCGCCCATTTTGCCGATGTCTTTTTATCGAAAAGAATTTCCAGATTTCGTTTACGAGCCGCCTCGACCGCATCAGGCGGTTCTGCGTCTAATGCGGACGTGCGATGTGCTTATTCTCCCCTCAATCTTGGAAGGTCGTGCGCTTGTCCAACAGGAGGCGATGGCCTGCGGGCTGCCCCTGATCGTCACCAGGAATGCCGGGGGAGAAGACTTGATTATTGAAGGAAAAACCGGATTTCTGGTCCCGGCCGGGGCTCCGGAAGCCATCGCGGAAAAGATCGATTGGTTTCTGAAAAACCGTGGTCAATTAGCAACTATGAGCTCAGCTGCGCGCGCGAAAGCTGCTGAGCTTACCTGGCCGGCTTACGGTGACTTAATTTTGCATGCAATCAGCCACTAA
- a CDS encoding glycosyltransferase yields MTHFSDLTLATTTHNNARMSAEMLHSFETNLGTVDKIVIVDDGSSRPCPLPPVSSGVRMIRIEPAHGFCQASDIALRAVRTRFALLVDADVLFEPGDFAGGFAEFQQGNWAWANFRQMNFQGQPQAAYEQPLMPAWVFAAGNQVSKLWEKFQREPAPLPGQRIAEVEAAHSSCTLVNLEAFRAVGGFDRWYWQCQSEIDLCLRLRKKGRRVGIDFGYCVRHEGAGGKGGGAPRVLDLYRSRLHLYERFAPSSRYYLRPLLFIRHLLEVGWFALVALFKKEPRLQLRLEMLKGVLKGYH; encoded by the coding sequence ATGACTCATTTCTCCGATCTCACCCTGGCCACGACGACCCACAACAACGCTCGGATGTCCGCCGAGATGCTGCATTCGTTCGAAACGAATCTGGGCACGGTCGACAAAATTGTGATCGTCGACGATGGCTCGAGCCGGCCCTGCCCGCTCCCGCCGGTAAGCAGCGGTGTCCGCATGATCCGGATAGAGCCGGCTCACGGCTTTTGCCAGGCCTCCGATATCGCGTTGCGCGCTGTGCGAACCAGATTCGCTCTCCTCGTCGATGCCGATGTCCTGTTCGAGCCGGGTGATTTCGCCGGAGGTTTCGCGGAATTCCAGCAGGGAAATTGGGCCTGGGCTAATTTCCGGCAGATGAATTTTCAGGGCCAGCCGCAGGCCGCCTACGAACAGCCATTAATGCCGGCCTGGGTCTTCGCGGCGGGGAACCAGGTCTCTAAGCTGTGGGAGAAGTTTCAGCGCGAGCCAGCGCCTCTGCCGGGCCAGCGGATCGCGGAGGTGGAAGCGGCCCATTCCAGCTGCACGCTGGTTAATCTGGAAGCATTCCGTGCCGTCGGGGGATTCGACCGCTGGTATTGGCAATGCCAGTCGGAGATTGATCTCTGTTTGCGTCTGCGAAAAAAAGGCCGTCGCGTCGGCATTGATTTCGGCTATTGCGTAAGACACGAGGGGGCCGGTGGAAAAGGAGGCGGCGCGCCGCGCGTCCTGGATCTCTATCGGTCACGTCTTCATCTCTATGAGCGCTTTGCCCCCTCATCCCGTTATTACTTGCGGCCGCTCTTGTTCATCAGGCATTTGCTTGAGGTGGGTTGGTTCGCGCTGGTTGCTCTGTTCAAAAAGGAGCCGAGACTGCAATTGCGCCTCGAAATGCTGAAAGGAGTTCTGAAGGGTTATCACTGA
- the asnB gene encoding asparagine synthase (glutamine-hydrolyzing): MCGIAVHFSSSGRATPLDLRLIAHRGPDSSGEWASPDGRCWLGNTRLAIVDLSPTGAQPMTDPATGNVIVVNGEIYNHRDLREQLGPNVAWRGTSDTETLLLGYARWGHDVVSHLKGMFAFAIYDASRNELFLARDRLGIKPLYYVNNHQGFRAASEVKVLVRGSEAITAESVSGYLQWGACPERRLLYSEMNSLPAGHAMTIDSEGAVKTWQYWPPRQIVVRSTENVVPRLRVLIEKAVEEHLLSDVPVASFLSGGIDSSIVTAIAAQKLENRLQTYSIGFDLAEFDETEIAREIAQRYGTDHHRIQLSEQEVIHSVTEAVAKLDLPSVDAINTYIVSRAVADHGVKVALSGLGGDELFGGYPSFQDVPRLQLVATFPRFLRQLIGVLRGAGDRLADLPGTGQAGELATWRRRFFTDEMLDRAGLPVASEPFKAAVALPDDFSRISWAELTGYMRRMLLRDADQMSMAVSLEMRVPFLDHELVEYLLGLPVTVKKSYAGVKGLLVEACRDLLPSSVYDRPKSGFALPMKPWIRGPLASFVEEGLREATERHLLPRTFVDEMSEAFQRERLHWTRLWSIVVLGHYAKRWQLSGSAD, from the coding sequence ATGTGCGGGATTGCAGTTCACTTTAGCTCCAGCGGTCGAGCGACGCCTCTCGATCTTCGCTTGATCGCGCATCGCGGGCCGGACTCCTCGGGAGAATGGGCTTCGCCGGATGGCCGGTGCTGGCTTGGAAACACGCGGCTGGCCATCGTGGATTTGTCTCCAACGGGTGCGCAGCCGATGACCGACCCTGCCACCGGGAATGTCATCGTCGTTAACGGCGAAATCTACAACCACCGCGACTTACGGGAGCAGTTGGGACCAAACGTGGCCTGGCGAGGTACGAGCGATACCGAAACGCTCTTGCTGGGCTATGCCCGGTGGGGCCACGACGTCGTCAGCCATCTCAAAGGAATGTTCGCTTTTGCCATCTACGATGCTTCGCGAAACGAACTGTTCCTGGCTCGCGATCGTCTGGGGATCAAGCCACTCTATTACGTTAATAACCACCAGGGATTCCGGGCCGCCTCCGAAGTAAAGGTTCTCGTTCGAGGGTCAGAGGCGATCACCGCGGAATCTGTCTCCGGTTATTTGCAATGGGGAGCCTGCCCTGAGCGTCGCCTCCTTTATTCTGAAATGAACTCGTTGCCCGCTGGCCACGCCATGACGATCGATTCCGAAGGCGCGGTCAAGACATGGCAATATTGGCCGCCCAGACAGATCGTTGTTAGATCGACGGAGAACGTTGTTCCGCGTTTACGCGTCCTGATCGAGAAGGCCGTGGAGGAACACCTCCTCTCCGACGTGCCGGTCGCGAGTTTTCTGAGCGGCGGGATCGACTCGTCCATCGTCACCGCGATCGCCGCCCAAAAATTGGAGAACAGACTTCAGACTTACTCGATCGGATTCGATCTTGCGGAATTCGATGAGACCGAGATCGCGCGAGAAATCGCGCAGCGTTACGGGACAGATCATCATCGGATTCAACTCTCCGAACAGGAGGTGATTCATTCCGTTACGGAAGCGGTGGCGAAACTCGACCTGCCGTCCGTAGATGCAATCAACACCTACATTGTGTCGCGCGCGGTTGCGGACCATGGCGTGAAGGTCGCTTTGTCCGGTCTGGGTGGCGATGAATTGTTCGGCGGTTATCCTAGTTTTCAGGACGTGCCGCGCTTGCAGCTGGTTGCAACCTTCCCGCGCTTTCTTCGCCAGCTTATCGGCGTTCTCCGCGGCGCAGGCGATCGTCTCGCCGATCTTCCGGGCACGGGCCAGGCCGGCGAACTGGCCACCTGGCGGCGACGCTTTTTCACTGACGAAATGCTCGATCGGGCGGGACTTCCCGTTGCCTCCGAGCCTTTCAAAGCAGCAGTCGCGTTGCCGGACGATTTTTCGCGGATCAGCTGGGCGGAACTCACCGGCTATATGCGTCGCATGTTGTTGCGGGACGCGGATCAGATGAGCATGGCGGTTTCACTCGAAATGCGGGTACCATTTCTCGATCACGAATTAGTCGAGTACCTTCTTGGTCTTCCCGTCACGGTGAAGAAAAGTTATGCCGGGGTGAAAGGTTTACTCGTGGAGGCTTGCCGGGATCTTCTTCCTTCGTCGGTTTACGATCGTCCGAAATCCGGGTTCGCCCTGCCGATGAAACCGTGGATACGCGGGCCGCTCGCATCCTTTGTGGAGGAGGGACTTCGTGAAGCGACGGAGCGACATCTCTTGCCGCGAACTTTTGTCGACGAAATGAGCGAAGCATTTCAGCGCGAGCGCCTGCATTGGACGCGTTTGTGGAGCATCGTTGTCCTGGGCCATTACGCGAAACGCTGGCAGCTGTCTGGTTCCGCCGATTGA